The DNA region CCTCAATTCGACCTCCAACTTGAagaatttttaattattaaattttggGCTTAAAACCCCAATTTTCCAATCCAAATCATAATTATAAGTTAGAAAAAGGGAGGCTAGATTACCTCCGTAGCAAAACTTGAAAATCCCTTCCAAAATCTCTCAAAACTGAAGTCTAGAGCTCAAGTTATGAAATAAAATGTCAAATCAAGTTTTGGGGATTTAATATTCTACCCACATGAACCTTTCTACATGACGTGGAGCCCTCCTGTGATTGGGACGTACCGACCCAGATATGATCCATTACgtaagtgttacaccccgtactttcatATGTTAAGCATCTTCGTGAGTTTGTGGTTATAGATTTGGATAGCGGGCTTATCTTCGAGATTTTATAAGGTAGACGTGTTCATCTTGAGTATACAAAGGTTTAAGTTCCTGTTTTGTAAGGGATAGACGAATCGAACAGAATACATTTTATCGAAGTTGTGTTTTGGGAAGtggaaatacggaccgtataatggaaaTACAAACCGTACTTTGGAATAAGGTCCTTACTTCAATAGACAGAGAGGGCAAAAATTTTGGTGGGAAATACAGTCCATACATACGAACAGTATATATTGGGAATTAAGGCCAGTATTTTggaccgtatatatatacacgacaagTATTTTTTTGCCATATTTTATGTCGGTTCCAgctccttatatatatatatatatatatatatatatatatatatatatatatatatatatttcgtataatcctcattttcttcatttccctTAACCTTTAACTTCTAGAAAACCTCACTAACATATCTAATCAATTCCTAAGTAAAATCAAGGATTAAAATAGAAGATCAAGTGCCTAAAGGTTCTAAAGTGTTGtggaagcttgtttctcctcttggtagtagctttggaggatacttcaagtgaagtaatcttggaattgaagtgttcttgagttcttgaggtaagattccatcttatttccatatttatgaATTTATATGATGGTTATACAAGGTTGGAGGGAAAGAAGTTGGAGAgaaggttcaaatatgaacttgagtttatGTTGAAATGTAATATAACTTGAGTCATCTTGTTAATGTGTTTTTTAGCTAAAATCCTATTGTAAGGATAGTAGTTGGTGTTGAGATTGTATTGAGGATATTATAATTGGTAtaattagaagaagaaagtgtataagtgtcgtatacaaagcgtatattgggttgttttgatgtAAATCTTAGGGTGAGTAGTGATGTGAAATTAAAGAGACTTATATAAGGTCGTTGTTGTGTTATTGGCTGTTAGGTGTGCTGTAATGACTAAGGAGATTGGATTACTAGTCTGACAGACTCGTTGTGGGATTGTgttgacgacttgaggtatgttaaggctaactttctttcctttggcatgatcctcaTGAACGAATCATAAACGTAacgctactccataatgattcGATTCTTAGTAGCTAGAGATGTcctatgttgattcatgttccaaTTATATTGTTCATAGTAAGTCATTCTCCAGATTCAATGAGCTTCATAGAGTCACATGCTGATGAAAATGCCAtctcataacgatgttcggaggtgtaacgaccttatgtcacttcgACAGATTCGGGATGTACTTttaccatatgcatatatatatatatatatatatatatatatatatatatatatatatatatatatatatatatatatatatgtgtgtgtgtgtgtgtgtgtgtgtgtgtgtgtgtgtgtgtgtgaccgGCATTATTATAGGCATATATACGgtacttatgcatatcattggccctCGCAGGCGGCAGTTCGCCATACAAGTTGCATTCCCTTTATCCGATGTACTTTCATGTCTTGTTTatattactttcatgccttacatactcagtactttgttcaTACTGACGCCCCTTTCTCTTagggacgctgcgtttcatgcccacaggttcgAGTAGACAGGTTGACGATCCGCCTCAGTAGGTTGTTGTCCagctgatattggagcactccaTTTGTCTCGAAGTTGATGTCGTGTTTTGGTATGCTTTGCATTTTTGTTGTACATACGGGTATAGCAGGGCCCTGGCTCGACCTTGTTACGTTATGTACTCTATTAGAGGCTTCTTGACAGTTGTGGTACAGTTAGATGTTGTATGGCCccctcggcctatattttgttgCATAGTTGTCTATGATGGCCTTGTCGACTTGTACAGTTTTGTCCAGCATAGTTATATACGTATGTCCTTTGGGCTCATTCCTTTTCAGTATAGTTCTCTTATGATCTAGCAAATTGCTATCTGATGACCCTCAGGATCCACTGTTGTTCATGAGTATGATATGAAAGGATGATCGCGAAATAAGATTGGCACAACGCACCAGAAAATTCTAGTGTCTCCCAAACTTTGTTTTAACACCTAAAACTTATCCAGGACCCCACAGACACCGACCAAATATGTAAATCGATCATAAAACACACTACGAACCTGCTAGAACTTTCAAAAATGTCAATCTAGGGTCGTCTTGACCTGATGTTGACCCTGGTCAACTCAAACCCATGAACTTAACTAGTTTCCAATCCAAGTGTTTGAAACACTCCCGAACCACTCGGGATCCATCCCAACCATCCAACTGAGTCATAAATCATGTTCCAGACCTAACACAGCTGCCCAAACTCGAATCTGAGTTCGTTAACCCAGATGTTTACTTTGGTCAACTCTTTTCATTTCTTGAAATTAAGAACTTCCAAATTTAGTTTTTCTTCTCTAATACTCACTCAATTGTTTCGGGAACCATGCTGCCCACTGTCGCAAGTGAAAAACATCATTTTGTAGTTACGTGATGGGTTATTTAGTTATAATGAGTCTTATTGTcaaaatgacttaacaagtcattACATCATCCATTACTTAAACAAGCGTTTGTTCCTGAACGGTAAGGAAATAAATGTACCTGAATTGTCGAAAGGCTTTGGATATTTGCTCTGCATGTCAACTTGGTCGCCTAAGTAGCCTCCTCGATCAAATAATGTCTCCAATGAACTTTCACTAAGGCCATCTCCTTAGATCTCAACATCTGAACATGCCTACTAAAACTTGCTACTGGCTCTTCCTCAAATGTCATATTCTGATCAAATAGCACCGAATCCCACTGAATCACACGAGAACCATTTGAGTGATGCTTTTTTAgcatcaaaatatgaaatacaGGGTGAACACCCGCTAAACCAGGCAGTTAACACAACTCATAGGATACCTTAAGAATATGCTGAATAATCTCAAATGGGCTAATAAACCTAGagctcaactttcctttcttttcggACCTCATTACACCCTtgatgggtgaaaccttcaacaaaacCTGCTCAccaatcatgaactctagattACGAGCCTTCTGATCCTCATAACTCTTCTGTCTACTTTGGTCTGTGAAAAGTCTTTCCAGAATCAACTTGACCTTTTCCAGGGAATCCCCCAACAAATACACCCCAAGTCCTAACCTCAAACACATCAAATCAACCAACCAGAGAacgacatctcctaccatataacgCTTCGAATGGTGTCATCTCAATACTCAAgtggtaactgttgttgtatATAAACAATGCCAAAGGCAAGACCTAATCCCAATTACCACCAAAGTTAGTTACACAAGCCCATAACATATCTTGAAGGACCTGAATAGTCCACTCAAACTGACtatcagtctgagggtgaaaagttGTGTGGAGCTCCACCCGAGTACCCAATTCCGTCTTCATAGATCGCCAAAAATAAGATGTAAACTGTGTACCTCTATCTGAAATGCTGGAAATGGGAAATCCATGCAAACGAGCTATCGCGTGAATATAGATTCTGGCCAACTATTTCAAATTATTAATATTCTAAACCTGTAAGAAATAAAGGACTTGGTCAATCTATCTACAATGACTCAAATGGCATCAAACTTTCCCATAATCAGTGGTAATCCTACCACAAAATCGTATCAATCTATTCCACTTTGACTCAGGTATAGGCGTCCTCAGAGTAATACCAAAGGCTTCAggtgttcatacttcacctttGAACTATTCAAACACCGAGACACATATTCTACTATGTTCCTCTTCATCCGAAACCACCAATAATGttgtttgaaatcatgatacatctttgtatcCCTCGAGTGAATAGAATATGTCACGACTCAACCCCGTAGGcggcgactagtgcccgaactgggcacccgtacacacccattaatcagaaatagcgtacgaataacttatacagtatacaaatagcatatatataccaaaagttcTCTTGGAATGGTATCTTAATCTCGACCTATACCATCTGTTTCTTTTAACGAAACTATATTGCACCATCTATTCCTTAAGCCTatcgtctttgtcgcttaaagatccCATTATTTCCAAGGTGAAGTCGCGTGCACGCAACacccctttatgctttatgccttttaCCCTTACGGTGTACCCAACACAGCTTCTAATTCACTCAAAACATCCCAAGTTCGTCTCAATATTAATCTTATCTTATCACCGTATCGTCGTgctacacctttaaattcataactatgtattccttttcgttccatattcgtactcatttaattacaTCTATCTTGGGCGCTTCCTTTAGTGTCCCCTTACCACATTTCTCCGCCCTatgttcatcttttttttttgcgcacGGGGAGCTTTACAATACCACTACATTTTCggaaaatattactcctacataatccctttcttattttcgaatcatattctgttcacccctaTTTATTCTTATGTTCTTATCATGCCAGTCATTCCCTaacactcattctacctcgttgctcatttTTTCCATAGTTGGTCTTTCACAGCTCCACATCGATATCACTCGCGTTCACGACTACACATATCATCCTCTATTACTGCACTGCTATGCCGCCCACTTTTCTTCCCATTTCTTCCTTCCCATtaaccccttcttcttttgtgctcgCTATTACTTCCGTTATCTCGTAATTTCTATTCTGCACTTTCCCTACAGAAGAACTTCACaaatccctctctttcttttttttcattaacTCACCTTTAAACTTTAGTCACGTAGATCACGCCATATCTgttagtcacttcctcgctaagccttgctcattttcataacattccttactacattcacataatatcttattcgtaatcagcCTTATAGTGTCgcacttcttaactttttgccctttccggtcaatcttatctttaatatctcaTAAGCTGTCTTGTcagtacattcatatccgtcacaattcttcttttcttttttttttttttttgccccaatcatactattatttcttctaactataaactcgtcataatttatccatgcttatcaattcagttggtaccttaacaTAATACTCCATCAAAGCTTACTagtctcttctaaatcatctcttaatatcgcaagcctcttccaaattctttttaccatgtcgATACCGACCTCTTAATTACCATTACCGCCAATTCAGTAATTAATTTATTCTTCAAAGTCAGCCATACttgtaacttagtcaaatcctatctttactattaacacgacctttcaaggcatattacaacccatacctcattcttgttttatttcatggaaaaatttcggtagagtttcctctatgtttctactatctcaaaacctgtacgcaggaaataccaacaatgcctcacaaaaaataaatatatatatatatacatatcatgtcatatcgcagccacacagggctcccagtatcGATAACAGTACggaaatgatggacttacctcgtatgtccaactcgaaccacacctgttacactttcctgtttactttccctttcggttttcaactttacatttcgatcatacttcgataccttacccgacatatatctttcatacctttacttacctgcgcgctttgtaacttccaaagatcgtcaatcactttcttctgttgATGTCGTCCttccgctgaaatcaaaagttagtacgaggaatctcatttcctatgacttggctctatcgcacgatctaagacagaaaaaaggtcaccgattcctaaatgccccgccgcctcctgtttatgagtgtggccggcttcacaccataaacaagactctgccggacacggtctgtagacaatccgatgacgaaccgctctgatgccacttttgtcacgacccaaccccgtaggccgcaactagtgcccgaactgggcacccgtacacacccattaatcagaaatagcgtacgaataacttatacagtatacaaatagcatatatatatcgaaaagtggaacgtcaccccgaaactgtcacaaatgtatatacagatcataatcatatcctTTCAACAGATGGTGTCACATATaggccggtaaggctatcatagtatggggagacgtccaaatcacaaatcacacagacacaactgaacagtgagtacccacaacccacacatatatgtctacagacctctaagaatcataacagaatcatatgacgggacagggccccgccgtacccgtgaataaacatatatacaataacaaaatctggatcaaagtataggctccagaacgagggagcgctccaagacaaacGAACAGAATCTAAGTCAaagtggatcatccaaataagtatccgtaccTGCGCATGCAgatgaaacgcaaatttccgaagaaagggggtcacatgaatatgtactgagtatgcaaagcatgaaatatagtaaccagggtcataatcaaaaccagaagtacagaaagtaaatgcaatatccagaatatcaaaatgcttactcataataaaaaacataaatcatgcatggggctttagaatatggtcgcccgcccgtcatcgcgccataacacatcatactcgtaagatttcatatctccgaacccgacatatcacatagcacatcataacgccatagcacatcataacgccaaatatactcggtacccggccctctaacgaggctcgcgaaccggacacatcatactccgaaatatatcatagtgcgcgaaacataaccggcccggactcggtgaaggatgtaaatacgtaatgcacgagcgagtcgtgagtaaccatatgcaatttaaaaacatttttcaaagactcgatagaataatcaaatgagccgtcatttaaaaaccaaggcgatagtcaaatcaaggttCTTCCGGgtgtcgttcgagaacatatcaaatagaactttatgACTCATAGaaacgtatcaaaccatatgataTAACTTACgaaaattaggggcataatcgtctttacaaactcgatagagaagtaggTAGTCGATGTCCGAAGTTTAAGACGATAGttgcactaaatcctttcaaaagtcgttagtactacacaagggaaagtctcggggcccacggacggtatcaaaccaatccgagaaCATCTATAAGAGTTGGAGACCGTATtgattatagaatctcctacgaacgtttcgaaacgatccgagctcgtctatgaaagttacggtcgttcgtagttacggaatctttttaaaacaacattcttAATACAACATTGGTAATCCAATCATACagaagacttaagaaccataatttgaccatgttAAAATTGCCAACATTAAGGAGTGAATAAGGATCGTAGtcaagctcggatcttaggaatagagttaccccgagactcatgtcatagcctatttacaattaggacatgccaaaagaaaggtaggttagctttacataccttgtccccTTCCTAaggtaatccaaatttaagtcttggcttcccaaatctacaacaacatcattagataccaagcattagccataggcactccggaattcaattctaggctagcactttatctacagaaatttgggcagcacttcccctgtaaattcaacaaccccgagaattcaactcggccaaatcttctacaacaaccctaacaaccataccaacgacatcaacaatcaattcagaatgcattctaacgtcaataactcttttctacataattcgacaacattccatttatatttaaattagccacatatgatcaagccaacaccaatgcttatacattcaaatactaatctgaaaccttccaaacaatattcatgaacactttaaacaattcacacaatatttcaagcaatccaaccaatgggcaacatcacccgaaacctctcaaattccataagaacaacgacaaaacatttctttcttccaaattcatatactacaccaacaatctacatgttaacaacttcattttcataattacaataGATTGCATTAAAATCGCATTAacatccaaatcagcccatatggTTACcatttcaacttggatcattaaacattcattttcatcatataatccacaacaatcatcaactaaaacactaaacaaaattagttCATCTTGTCCCACCAAAATAGCCcattacacggccacacttcaacacacaacatatcatgatttccatccatttttttcacactacaacacattcaaaacatccataacacaaactaattccaaccatttaacccacataaaaACAGCCcgcttaatccataaatctcaacaaaataacaaactagtttataacgttATTTtctccgttaaaactctaattaaacttgttaacaatgaaaaagggaccttagtcttaccttaagtatgcaacaagacgtcaccctcttcttggctgatttttagcccaaattgaaggcaacgcaacgtacaacacttttctcttcatgagcttcgcgattcggggcttagattgtggtcaaaatttggtttatCTCTCTACCtatcctctctctctctccatctctaaAAATTCGGACGTTTTGGtcgaaaaatgaaggagaaaagctgaaaatttcacttaaatggcataGATATTGGGcacgacccgacttggaatcgggttgggccgaatccactgttcagctcgacctttctactttaaaatattcatatctccttataccgatgtcacctgtgggcgcacgacctatggttggaaagctaattcaattagctacaacttctatatttggtgtttttccaaattccaaacttataataccgtttctgcctcTCAAAGTCAGaccacccgaaaacgttacttaaaaatatttgcttggaggacttccactttgatttggctcaagggtccttcttgagttgt from Lycium ferocissimum isolate CSIRO_LF1 chromosome 2, AGI_CSIRO_Lferr_CH_V1, whole genome shotgun sequence includes:
- the LOC132047458 gene encoding uncharacterized protein LOC132047458, producing the protein MVGDVVLWLVDLMCLRLGLGVYLLGDSLEKVKLILERLFTDQSRQKSYEDQKARNLEFMIGEQVLLKVSPIKGVMRSEKKGKLSSRFISPFEIIQHILKWDSVLFDQNMTFEEEPVASFSRHVQMLRSKEMALVKVHWRHYLIEEAT